The Paenibacillus sophorae genome has a segment encoding these proteins:
- a CDS encoding DsrE/DsrF/DrsH-like family protein, whose product MNKKMNLLMFSGEYDKAMAGLILANSAREIEVEVTIFFAFWGLFLVRDPEKMTLEDKSIYEKLMDVITPKGPEQLPLSRMNFSGLGKWMLEEMIEDQGAPKLIHFLKGARKKNIKFYACKLSVEIMGFKPEELLPEVEIIDAATYLKDALESDLQLFI is encoded by the coding sequence GTGAACAAAAAAATGAATCTGCTGATGTTCAGCGGTGAATACGACAAGGCGATGGCCGGTCTGATTCTGGCAAATAGCGCTAGAGAGATCGAGGTTGAGGTTACGATCTTCTTCGCGTTCTGGGGACTGTTCCTGGTGCGGGACCCCGAAAAAATGACGCTGGAGGACAAGAGTATCTATGAAAAGCTGATGGACGTCATTACACCCAAAGGACCGGAGCAGCTTCCGCTGTCGCGGATGAATTTCAGCGGGCTCGGAAAATGGATGCTCGAAGAAATGATTGAGGATCAGGGCGCGCCGAAACTTATTCATTTCTTGAAGGGCGCCCGCAAAAAGAACATCAAATTCTACGCCTGCAAGCTGTCTGTGGAAATTATGGGCTTTAAGCCTGAGGAGCTGCTGCCGGAAGTGGAGATTATCGATGCGGCTACCTATTTGAAAGACGCGCTGGAGAGCGACCTTCAGCTGTTTATTTAG
- a CDS encoding aminotransferase class V-fold PLP-dependent enzyme, translated as MLKSILASSVEEADSLEAYFSPFREHTIGLGHPISTPYGKKPLLYADWTASGRLYEPIERKIQEQFGPFIGNPHTEANATGITMTRAYEEAGRIIKRHVNAGPRDILLSCGFGTTAAVNKLQRLLGLRLPEWMEERVTVPPEDRPVIFITHMEHHSNLLSWQESIGEVVVLPPGPDGNADPRQLEAALRPYRGRRLKIGSFTACSNVTGIETPYREMAAVMHRYGGLCFVDFAASAPYTDIDMHPPSPLEKLDAIFFSPHKFLGGPGSSGVLVFNAALYGSRRPDEPGGGTVSWVSPWDGPSYSQGIEAREDGGTPGFLQAIRTALCLRLKERMTTQNILQHERTLCLQLLDGLKAIPDVTVLEGGARHRLGIVSFTVRDLHYNLVVRLLNDRFGIQARGGCSCAGPYGHYLLSIGREASALIGKTIHSGDQSLRPGWVRLSLHPVMTSGDVAFIVSALETIVRHREAWQADYRYNPATNCWRHRSEGGDGPDMERLFAL; from the coding sequence GTGCTTAAATCCATCCTCGCCTCTTCTGTGGAAGAGGCTGATTCTCTGGAGGCGTATTTTAGCCCTTTTCGCGAACATACTATCGGCCTGGGACATCCCATTTCGACCCCTTACGGGAAAAAGCCTTTGCTGTACGCCGATTGGACGGCCAGCGGCCGTCTGTACGAACCGATCGAACGCAAAATACAGGAGCAGTTCGGCCCGTTTATCGGCAATCCGCATACCGAGGCAAACGCCACAGGGATAACGATGACCCGGGCTTATGAGGAAGCTGGGCGCATCATCAAGCGCCATGTGAACGCAGGCCCGCGCGACATCCTGCTATCCTGCGGCTTTGGTACGACCGCAGCGGTGAACAAGCTGCAGCGGCTGCTGGGGCTCCGGCTGCCGGAATGGATGGAGGAACGGGTGACGGTGCCGCCGGAGGATCGGCCGGTTATTTTCATCACCCATATGGAGCATCACTCCAACCTTCTCTCCTGGCAGGAAAGCATCGGCGAGGTCGTCGTCCTTCCCCCGGGACCGGACGGAAATGCCGATCCGCGGCAGCTTGAAGCCGCGCTGCGGCCGTACCGGGGCCGCCGGCTGAAGATCGGCTCGTTCACCGCGTGCTCGAATGTAACCGGAATTGAGACGCCGTACAGAGAGATGGCAGCGGTCATGCACCGCTATGGCGGTCTGTGCTTTGTCGATTTCGCCGCAAGCGCTCCCTATACCGACATCGACATGCATCCGCCGTCACCACTGGAGAAGCTGGACGCCATCTTCTTCTCGCCGCATAAATTTCTCGGCGGGCCGGGATCAAGCGGTGTCCTGGTGTTCAACGCGGCGCTCTACGGCAGCCGGCGGCCCGACGAGCCGGGCGGCGGCACGGTTTCCTGGGTAAGCCCATGGGACGGCCCCAGCTACTCTCAGGGAATTGAGGCCAGGGAGGACGGCGGAACACCCGGATTTCTGCAGGCGATCCGCACCGCCCTATGCCTTCGGCTGAAGGAGCGGATGACGACGCAGAACATATTGCAGCATGAGCGTACGCTGTGCCTTCAGCTGCTGGACGGACTTAAGGCGATACCGGATGTAACGGTGCTGGAAGGCGGCGCCCGCCACCGTCTTGGAATCGTCTCCTTTACGGTCCGGGATCTGCATTACAACCTCGTCGTCAGGCTGCTGAACGACCGCTTCGGCATTCAGGCCCGCGGCGGCTGCTCCTGCGCGGGACCTTACGGGCATTACCTGCTCTCCATCGGCAGGGAGGCCTCCGCCCTGATAGGCAAGACCATCCACAGCGGCGATCAATCCCTGCGGCCGGGATGGGTCCGCCTGTCGCTGCATCCCGTCATGACTTCCGGCGACGTCGCCTTTATCGTGTCGGCCCTGGAGACGATTGTAAGACACAGGGAAGCCTGGCAGGCCGATTACCGCTATAACCCCGCGACCAACTGCTGGCGGCACCGCTCAGAGGGCGGAGACGGACCGGATATGGAGCGGTTGTTCGCGCTGTAA
- a CDS encoding aldo/keto reductase: MKYRKLGSTGLTVSVIGVGTWQFGGEWGKDFAQDEVDEMLDKACELGINLIDTAECYGDHLSEKFIGSYLSRRKREDWIVATKFGHHFSGHLKREQLWSADDVLNQLDDSLRALQTEYIDLYQFHSGTDAEYDNDKLWNMLDAQKRAGKIRHLGVSISTANDGVHQTSSAPQIGAEAIQVVYNRLERQPEEKLFPLCKEHNLGVLARVPLASGYLSGKYKADAVFQPGDVRANHDAKKREEQLRIVGEIAANEVPAGLNMAQWALGWCLQHPAVTSVIPGCKNVQQVISNAQAADLDMVAEG; the protein is encoded by the coding sequence ATGAAATACCGCAAGCTTGGAAGCACGGGTCTTACCGTATCGGTTATCGGAGTGGGAACTTGGCAGTTCGGAGGCGAATGGGGGAAGGATTTCGCTCAGGATGAAGTCGATGAAATGCTGGACAAGGCCTGCGAGCTCGGCATCAATCTGATTGATACGGCTGAATGCTACGGAGACCATCTCTCTGAAAAGTTTATCGGCAGCTACCTGAGCCGCCGCAAACGCGAGGACTGGATCGTCGCAACCAAGTTCGGCCATCATTTCAGCGGCCATCTCAAACGGGAACAGCTGTGGAGCGCGGACGATGTTCTGAATCAACTGGACGACTCGCTGCGCGCGCTCCAGACGGAGTATATCGACCTGTACCAGTTCCATTCCGGCACCGACGCCGAATATGATAACGACAAGCTGTGGAATATGCTGGACGCTCAGAAGCGTGCGGGGAAAATCCGCCATTTGGGGGTTTCCATCAGCACCGCGAATGACGGGGTTCATCAGACGTCCTCCGCTCCGCAGATCGGCGCCGAGGCGATTCAGGTCGTGTACAACCGGCTGGAACGGCAGCCGGAAGAGAAGCTGTTCCCGCTGTGCAAGGAGCATAACCTTGGGGTGCTGGCCCGGGTCCCACTGGCGAGCGGATACCTTAGCGGCAAATACAAAGCGGATGCGGTGTTCCAGCCCGGCGATGTGCGGGCGAACCATGATGCGAAGAAGCGGGAAGAGCAGCTGCGCATCGTTGGCGAAATCGCGGCTAACGAAGTGCCGGCCGGCTTGAACATGGCGCAGTGGGCGCTGGGCTGGTGCCTGCAGCATCCGGCCGTGACGAGCGTGATCCCAGGCTGCAAAAATGTGCAGCAGGTCATTTCAAACGCTCAGGCCGCCGATCTGGATATGGTGGCGGAGGGGTAG
- a CDS encoding bifunctional diguanylate cyclase/phosphodiesterase: MAFFKKKPFTIILIFIVVLQIALFYYYSLSVDREYRAAKADLSSQAYMLTSNIEERASIVKGVSSFVQTVGFDADPGEINRYLSTAYHSTNHMMNLAIAPEGIIRYLYPITGNTAILNKSLFFESRLSTPGLVEETIRSRMITVDGPRLLAQGEYGMVIRQAIFKNNNFEGIVSVTLSINDIISHFLGNNSRVYVTREDHTFLFGSHPENKGTLISIPVHFYNQSWRINTYLDPKAKWDALISVLLVDLAFLSIIASVLYFLSRQRRFNRELEQVVNIRTRDLRISERLYEKLAYYDSLTEIPNRRFFMDEFDRLLKTAEPKQTFSLFFFDLNRFKEINDTLGHSAGDQVIRTLAGRIHKAKLPCRLFARTGGDEFVMLFQDLPRERISEMAEQLSEVASQPLVIAGTHLSLSASIGISLYPEHSMNKEDLLKYADMSMYQAKSTDGQGYFLFDDQLREKLQQKTMIAKYLHSALENHEFVLHYQPQVNAATGAVAGLEALVRWNHPEKGLLLPGYFISAVEEAGLMTQLTDWVIHEVCRQLAEWKREGLQILRTSVNISNSWFYNRNLIPMLRSILDEYGLTPDCLEFEITESTALLEEHYPLLQQIRDEGILVSVDDFGTKYSSLNYLKHFPVGKIKIDRTFIVGIGQSSIDETIIKSITFVASQLGYDLIAEGVECEEQVDFLMAHGCKYMQGFLFYRPLPAGEIRSLLQTSTAASKTEMAESKGCSNAIES; this comes from the coding sequence ATGGCTTTCTTTAAGAAAAAGCCTTTTACGATCATCCTCATCTTCATCGTTGTTCTTCAAATCGCACTATTCTACTATTATTCCCTATCGGTTGACCGGGAGTACCGGGCCGCAAAAGCCGATTTGTCATCTCAAGCCTACATGCTAACATCGAATATCGAAGAGAGAGCCTCGATTGTCAAGGGCGTCAGCTCTTTCGTCCAAACCGTCGGCTTTGATGCCGACCCTGGCGAAATTAACCGCTACCTGTCCACCGCCTACCACAGCACCAACCATATGATGAATTTGGCGATCGCGCCAGAAGGCATTATCCGCTATCTTTATCCGATTACCGGAAATACGGCCATTCTTAATAAAAGCCTGTTTTTCGAATCCCGGCTTTCCACGCCAGGCTTGGTTGAGGAGACGATCCGGTCACGGATGATAACGGTGGATGGTCCCCGATTACTCGCCCAGGGCGAGTACGGGATGGTGATCAGACAGGCGATTTTTAAAAATAATAACTTTGAAGGCATCGTCTCCGTCACGCTGAGCATCAACGACATTATCAGCCATTTTCTGGGGAACAACTCCCGGGTATACGTGACGCGGGAAGATCATACGTTCCTGTTCGGATCCCATCCGGAGAATAAAGGCACCCTGATCAGTATTCCGGTTCATTTCTACAACCAAAGCTGGCGGATTAACACTTATCTTGATCCCAAAGCAAAATGGGATGCGCTCATTAGCGTGCTTTTGGTGGATCTCGCCTTTTTGTCGATCATTGCCTCTGTGTTATATTTCCTGAGCCGGCAAAGACGGTTCAACCGCGAGCTGGAACAGGTCGTCAATATCCGTACACGCGACCTTCGCATATCGGAAAGGCTGTATGAGAAGCTCGCTTATTATGACAGTCTGACCGAAATCCCGAACCGCCGGTTTTTTATGGACGAGTTCGACCGTTTGCTCAAGACGGCGGAGCCCAAGCAGACCTTTTCTCTATTCTTTTTCGATCTTAACCGGTTCAAGGAAATCAACGATACGCTGGGACACTCGGCAGGCGATCAGGTGATACGGACACTCGCTGGACGAATACATAAAGCCAAGCTCCCCTGCAGGCTATTCGCGCGAACAGGAGGAGACGAATTTGTCATGCTGTTCCAGGACTTGCCGCGGGAGAGAATTTCGGAAATGGCCGAACAGCTCAGTGAGGTCGCTTCACAGCCGCTTGTGATAGCCGGAACGCATCTCAGCCTGTCCGCCAGCATCGGTATTTCACTGTACCCGGAGCATTCCATGAATAAAGAAGACTTGCTTAAATACGCGGATATGTCCATGTATCAGGCCAAATCGACGGATGGGCAAGGTTATTTCCTGTTTGACGATCAGCTCAGAGAGAAGCTGCAGCAAAAGACAATGATCGCCAAATATCTGCATTCCGCTCTGGAGAACCATGAATTTGTGCTGCATTATCAGCCCCAGGTCAATGCCGCCACCGGCGCTGTCGCCGGTCTGGAAGCGTTGGTCCGCTGGAACCATCCCGAGAAGGGACTGCTCCTGCCGGGCTACTTCATCTCGGCCGTTGAGGAAGCTGGGCTCATGACCCAGTTGACCGATTGGGTTATCCACGAAGTATGCCGGCAGCTGGCTGAATGGAAGCGGGAGGGGCTGCAGATTCTGCGCACCTCCGTCAATATTTCCAACAGCTGGTTTTATAATCGCAATCTGATCCCGATGCTCCGCTCCATCCTGGATGAGTACGGGCTTACACCGGACTGTCTCGAATTCGAGATTACGGAGAGTACCGCCTTGCTGGAGGAGCATTACCCGCTGCTGCAGCAAATCCGGGATGAAGGGATTCTCGTGTCTGTCGACGATTTCGGGACCAAGTATTCTTCTCTCAATTATCTGAAGCATTTTCCCGTGGGTAAAATCAAAATCGACCGCACTTTCATTGTCGGCATCGGCCAAAGCTCCATCGATGAGACCATTATCAAATCGATCACATTTGTCGCTTCACAGCTCGGCTACGACCTGATTGCCGAAGGCGTGGAGTGCGAGGAGCAGGTTGACTTCCTGATGGCGCACGGCTGTAAGTATATGCAGGGCTTTTTATTTTACCGCCCCCTTCCCGCAGGGGAAATCCGATCACTGCTGCAAACATCAACGGCTGCGAGTAAGACAGAGATGGCTGAAAGCAAAGGATGCAGTAACGCAATAGAATCATAA
- a CDS encoding acetate uptake transporter yields the protein MSAQTSSTQSVKWVTADPSAIGLFGLAIVTLVASSQKLEITSGLSYVIPWAIFLGAFAQLFACIQDAKHNNTFGMTAFGAYAFFWFGMAGSWLIKLGVFGTALAKDVDPKQLGFVFLGYLIFTLFMTIGATETHKVLLIIFALIDLLFLGLTFDSFGIAAEAFHRLAAFAELGIGIVSLYGCGASVLNVHFGRTFLPLGAPLRIFKK from the coding sequence ATGTCAGCGCAAACCTCGTCAACCCAGTCTGTCAAATGGGTCACCGCCGATCCAAGCGCGATCGGTCTGTTCGGACTGGCCATCGTCACCCTTGTGGCATCCTCACAAAAACTGGAGATCACCAGCGGCCTGAGCTATGTGATTCCATGGGCAATTTTTCTCGGTGCATTCGCCCAGCTGTTCGCCTGCATCCAGGATGCCAAGCACAACAATACCTTCGGCATGACTGCTTTCGGAGCTTATGCCTTTTTCTGGTTCGGTATGGCCGGAAGCTGGCTGATCAAGCTTGGCGTATTCGGCACAGCACTTGCTAAAGACGTCGATCCGAAGCAGCTCGGCTTCGTCTTCCTTGGCTATCTGATTTTTACACTGTTTATGACCATTGGCGCTACCGAAACCCATAAAGTGCTGCTTATTATCTTTGCGCTGATCGATCTGCTGTTTCTCGGTTTGACCTTCGATTCTTTCGGAATCGCTGCGGAAGCCTTTCACCGGCTCGCGGCCTTCGCGGAGCTTGGCATCGGCATCGTCTCCCTGTACGGATGCGGCGCTTCCGTCTTGAATGTCCATTTCGGACGTACGTTTCTGCCGCTCGGCGCTCCGCTGCGCATATTCAAGAAATAA